The Streptomyces aurantiacus genome includes a region encoding these proteins:
- a CDS encoding gamma-glutamylcyclotransferase yields the protein MSLYAAYAGNLDPRLMTRRAPHSPLRATGWLNGWRLTFGGEHMGWEGALVTIVEAPRSQVFVTLYDIAPPDEESMDRWEGVGLDIYRRMRVRIHTLEGEEPAWVYVLNGYEGGLPSARYLGEIADAAESAGAPHDYVMELRKRPC from the coding sequence ATGTCGCTCTACGCCGCGTACGCCGGCAATCTCGACCCGCGGCTCATGACGCGCCGCGCACCCCACTCGCCGCTGCGCGCCACGGGGTGGCTCAACGGCTGGCGGCTGACGTTCGGCGGCGAGCACATGGGCTGGGAGGGCGCGCTGGTGACCATCGTCGAGGCCCCGCGCTCGCAGGTCTTCGTCACCCTGTACGACATCGCTCCCCCGGACGAGGAGTCCATGGACCGCTGGGAGGGTGTCGGCCTCGACATCTACCGGCGGATGCGTGTGCGAATCCACACCCTGGAGGGTGAGGAGCCCGCATGGGTGTACGTCCTCAACGGTTACGAGGGAGGGCTCCCCTCGGCCCGCTACCTCGGCGAGATCGCGGACGCGGCGGAATCGGCGGGAGCCCCGCACGACTACGTGATGGAGCTGCGCAAGCGCCCCTGCTGA